The following coding sequences are from one Gigantopelta aegis isolate Gae_Host chromosome 15, Gae_host_genome, whole genome shotgun sequence window:
- the LOC121389703 gene encoding uncharacterized protein LOC121389703: protein MTSVTFDANYAPSLGMECSSGGALTLDASSFTDFSWVAELRISNCEISSLAANAFQNLNSLNLLLISGGSISNLSLDTLYVVNIQKDYTAPSPRGEFALLNVKTNGSLPQALFSNLVNVTSISIINCGITSLHASTFGSLAKLSKVTIDEEILTYLDADTFTVSNQGLGILVLNCINWNCTCRLWWMDILNLSSDTLYGVNIQKDYTAPSPRGEFALINVRTNGSLPQALFSNLINVMSISVINCGMTSLHANTFGSLAKLSKVTIDEQMLTYLDADTFTVSNQGLGVLVLNSINCYIGLILKLI from the exons ATGACGTCGGTAACTTTTGATGCAAATTACGCCCCAAGTCTGGGCATGGAATGCAGCTCTGGTGGTGCTCTTACTCTGGATGCCAGCTCATTTACAG ATTTTTCATGGGTAGCAGAACTCCGAATATCCAACTGTGAAATATCTAGCCTTGCTGCCAATGCCTTCCAAAATTTGAACAGCTTAAATCTGCTGCTTATTTCCGGTGGCAGCATATCAAACCTTTCCCTGGATACGTTATACGTGGTGAACATTCAGAAAGACTACACCGCCCCATCACCCAGAGGAGAGTTCGCCTTACTCAACGTCAAGACAAATGGATCGCTTCCACAAGCTCTTTTCAGCAACCTCGTTAACGTAACGTCCATTTCGATCATCAACTGCGGAATAACGTCACTGCATGCGAGTACCTTCGGAAGTCTGGCGAAGCTGAGCAAGGTAACGATTGATGAAGAGATACTGACGTACCTGGATGCTGATACATTCACCGTCAGCAATCAAGGACTGGGGATACTGGTTCTGAACTGCATCAACTGGAACTGTACCTGCAGACTCTGGTGGATGGA CATCTTGAACCTTTCCTCGGATACTTTATACGGGGTGAACATTCAGAAAGACTACACCGCCCCATCACCCAGAGGAGAGTTCGCCTTAATCAACGTGAGGACAAATGGATCGCTTCCACAAGCTCTTTTCAGCAACCTCATTAATGTAATGTCCATTTCCGTCATCAACTGCGGAATGACGTCATTGCACGCGAATACCTTCGGAAGTCTGGCGAAGCTGAGCAAGGTAACGATTGATGAACAGATGCTGACGTACCTGGATGCTGATACATTCACCGTCAGCAATCAGGGACTGGGAGTGCTGGTTCTGAACAGCATCAACTGTTATATAGGCCTTATTCTTAAgctgatttag